The following is a genomic window from Mya arenaria isolate MELC-2E11 chromosome 4, ASM2691426v1.
TAATGTTAAAGTCACTATGCATCAATAAGCTGACCTTTCAGGCTTCTTTAGTGTTTGGTGTAAGACCAGTGATGAAAACTATGCCAGAAGATAGATTAGGTAacatattgttcataaaattgtacatatttaaaatgtacctGGGTGGGCGATGTAGGGGCGGGTCATGACACTCGAGATGGTATGCAGAGGGGCACTCGGCACACAGTATAAGGCTCTCATCTCCCCCACACTCCACACACTTGTCCTCATGTTGTATGCACTTAGCCTTTAGAAAGGAACAAGAAGGTTGCAACTTCAGACTCGATAGTTCAGTAGCCATAAGTACTGGTAAGTATTACTTGAACCGTTCTCTATTTTAGTTGATTTAATCCAAACTTGGGTTGcttgaaatttcatttacaaacatGTACGTACAGGCTATAACAGAACAGAGAACATGGATACATGCATTGTTTGAATGAAAGTATTTGCCATTGAGATGTTTTAGATTTGTTGCATTTAAGTGGTATTTCAGTCTATAGCAGATCCACAAAGTCATTGCTTTATAAGTTTGGTTGTTCTGTAGAATTTGACCTTGGCCCCTATAATAATTTACCTCCGTTCTCTTTTCTTTCTTGTCTCgttcatcatgatcatcatcatcaattcTTCTTCTACTTGAAGGctgtaaacagaaaaaaatctatGTTAATGCAAGTGATAATCTCGCATTTAATGTTCATGTGTAGGCTTGTTCCAAAtgattaatacaattgttacaTAATTAAAAGGCTTATCAAACTTAAAATTCATAAACATGGGTCAATTAGATGCATATAAGGTGCATCTTTTGTACTATAAAAattgtacatacatatatttaagtgaaaaaaccttgcatttaaatgtttatttttaactctgcattaaataaacacataatcatgcataaaaaaacacataaaccTTGAGATAATCTCTTTGACATGCCCGGTAGTGAAATTTAGAGAAATTGGGTAACAACCACATTTGGcatcaaacttaaaaaacaatGGAACTGATAGCCCATTGGGCAAACTTCCAGCCCCTCTTGGGCACCTCTAGGAGGGTGGGTTGGACACAGACTTTGCTAGTGTCACATAATAACCCATAAAAAATCACCCTATGTCATCTACCGCACATAAGGCACACTATCTTTCCTGCTTGGGCAAACTATAGAGAACGGTGCAGAGGCTAAACATGAGAAACGCTTGCTTCCAGTTGTCAAAAAGCACTCCCACCCTAAGGATATCACTCTTTAATCCTGTGAAACTTACCGCGCATCCAGCACACTTCCATTCCCCCTTGGGCACGCCATGGAGGGCAGGGCGGAGACAGAACATGTGGAATGCTTGATTACAGTCATCACACAGCAACAGCTTGTCCTCCTCTCCCTTCTTTCGACAGATTTTACATTTCTGGTGAAAAAAGGGCAGattgataatataattttatgtattgtaGTTGTATGTAGGGTTTGGAAATTCAAATACTTCTATGGGCTTACTCGAGAATTTGTTCCATTCTGCTGAAGATTTGCATTCCAAAATCCTGCatacttttaaaatttatatattttttttaatattatcatgCTCCTGGATATCTTAGATCTTATCTTAAATGGTGCAATTTCACTAGcacttttcaatttcaattttttttaattctgctAAATCGTCATATTAAAACTGACAACTTACAGCGTGCTCTGCTGATTTCTCCCACTTGATGCATGAGTCGAGTATCCCTAGCAACACGTGCAACCTTGACATGGTACCTGCCGATGCAACAGCCTCCCGCCAGCGAACCAATCCAGGGGCAACCTTTGCCTCTTCCTCTACATCAGCTGAGGAGAGTATCAGTTAGGATATAATGTCAAATATCACAGTATGTACAGTTTTCACAGCTGAATCATTTTCAGTGAAcagatattggaattaaatgaatgttttactTAATTTCAAAGTAATGATGCGACtgaatttgaaaatttgaatcTTACCTCAGTTCTAACATAAACTTCTATTGCTCTTAACTTTATCATTTTACAAGTTTTACCAGGAATTAACCCGATGCAAAAAACGCgtattcaatttttaaagtaGCGActtccattttaattttatgtacatCTCTGTGTACTCCAAAATAAAGTTTCACTGAGTGCAAACCTTATATTGAAACCACATATATTACCAGATACCCACTCCTCCCCCCAATCTGTCAAACATGAGGGTCACAGAAACCCTTGCTGAAAAATCCCCAGGAAAACCATGTAAATACATACCTTCGATCTCTGGCCTCTTCTTTTTCACAACCATGATGCCATCTCTGAATTTCTCCAAAACATGATCTTGTACTTCAAGTAGGCACTTGCCCTGTTTCAAAGAAcattcactttttgttttatttgtaattcaTACTAGTATCAACTTCATTATTGTTTCATTGTgtctaaacatgtttttattaatttattaatttctgTTCCATTCATATCAATAACATGTTTCTAGGGTTTAGTAAATTGGAAGTACAAGTTCTCGTCAATTCTTAGATCAAGACTTTATCATTCACAATAGGCTTTTGTCTCTAAAATGATAAATTCGAAACTTGTGCAGTATTTGAGCGGTGAAAGAAAGAAGTTCAAAGTTAAATTAGAATTAATCGGAAACTTGTTCTATTTATCCCCTTGAATACTTTATTcaacaacaattgtgaagaaatttATGTTATGCTCAGTCACTCTAGTAGAGACAATGTGACACAAAAGTGTGGTCTTGGGGAAAATTGAGTATCCAGATAAAACCCATTATTCTAGCTtgttgaccacaaaccaaactcacatgcagcCAAGTCCAGAATAAAACCGGCTATGCTTTGGAAAGAACCAACTCAAACAGACAAGCTACATGAACATTGATTTGCAAAATAGCATATTCCGAACACCCTAGAGTAAACGTaccattgtttgtatatcaGAGGCAGTCTCGAGACAAACCCTCCAAGTCTCAAAGTCCTCCACACCACCAAGTCCACCATTACGCAGCTTCAGTTCTGTGTCCAACAATTCCTGCaggtaaacaaataaaatttttctcagaaatataatatgtaatatgatgaATTATGTACCTTTTCATTTTGATTCCTCTTAATAGTTCTtagtttatataatgtatagatCTCCAGGctccaatttaaaaaaaacacaaacatccTTGAACTAGATTTTACAAACGACATTAATacttgtctttttaaaaaaaatccaataaagCGCATAGCTGAACAAATATTCTAGCCAGAGTTATTTACCTTGCTTTActtgtgcatttttttctggCAAATGTATACCacttttcatttgattttagtGAACAGTACCCAGTTTGGATATGGTTATCATTTTTGCTAGAAATCGCTACAAACACCAAGGCAATCATAAGATCTCAACTTTTTCCAAAAACAGACAAGGTAAAATAGTTTCTCTTGATTATCATGAAAATAGTTGACATTGAAAgccaaaaaaacaattaaatagaGAACATTACAGTAACACAATCTATACCAAAACATAAGCGGTGCATGTGCTCAGCTTTATAAAGGGAATTATTGGACATATCTGAGCCAGAGGTGGTATTcattttttgattttattgtatcTAAGAaagatgcagctttaaataggATTGCAGGACATAATAATCCTATACAGTGACTGATGTCAAACTTTAAGACCGAGTTCAGTCAGACATTTTGTAATATTCACAGGCAGTGGGCAAGTAGGGATATCACTTGGACACATGAACAATACTTTCACTCACTCTAAAAGACGTTTGGTTGGTCCCAGTACAAGGCTCTTGAGGCCTTACACTTTGACTATACTGCCAAAGATAAGAAACCTTCATCAGTGCATACATcagttttatgaacaaacacatttgtGACGTTGCCAGCGAAAATGATTCTTGGGGAATGAAATGcctttatattttacaaattagaGTGCCTCATAAGTGGACAATCATAGCCTTATGAaagtaatgtttgaaaaaaatatcattaactcaactacagtggtcgaaattaacacaagcccgcaaagCCTGTACTGCAGAAGTTTCTCCCGGGCTTGCTcgaattctgaattttatatagcagggcttgtttaaaaatttgatgccaaacaatagtataagaattcgggcttgttcatccaagtctaatttcgatgactgcaaCTAATTTAGTGACCAGTTTTTTCATTTATCCAATCACTTGGATAGATCTGGAGTTTTGACAATTAAATAACTGCCCGTCTCCACAGGACTCATTTTCGTAGACTATGTCACCATTATTCCATGAGCATTGACTCTtgattgaaatacaattaaccAAATGCACAAGTGCCAAATTAACTACACTTTGACATTAAGAGTATACCTACATGTACTTTTTATGTTTCAACATACCTTCTGAAAGAGCTCATCCATTTCTTTATCACCATCACAGTCCCTCAAAGTCAAATTCATTCTGAAATATAGAATTATGTACTCATTgaaatgcaaaaatgcatgtgtATTAATACATGATGTgatgtaattaaaaaataaaattttattatttgcagGATAATAAATGGAGAAAGATATAAAACAAGGGTTTATGTGGAAACCCAGTCATGATCCATATTTACACTGATCTGAAGTATAATGCTGACAAATATTTTGTCCCCAGTTTCATGAAGACTGCTGTACTTTGGACGATAAAAATCTTGACCAAAAATTGTTAACTAAATAAAAACTTCTGCCTGTTTTTTTTCCGACCATCTTTAACCCAAAATGATTCGATAAAAAATTTGGTGATCCATTGACCATTGACAGTCCTCTTCTACagattttacataattattatagttATACCATAATGGAGTGGGTTATTAATTCTTAGATCAAAATATAACCAGTTATCAGCTGTGCAATTCATTTAAGTAGCGTGCagatgaattaaaaacatttcaatatgcACACGCCATTTATTGATGGGTTAACTGAACAATATTGAACACTTGACCAACAACACCAAACTCTCATAATTTAAAGTATACATAACAGGCATCCAGGGATGTGAGTGACCTGGCAGATGAAGGGCTAAAACCATTTCAGCGATGTGTTCTGTGGGCGCTTAAGGGGCTGTGGAACAATGCCACAGAAGCAAAACTGGCTATTAAGAAGCTTTTTTGGATGGCTCTCCTGACACTTCAAATTTGAAGCGAAATGGAGTATTCATActattataaataacataactGGATTTAAGTCTGTAATAGAGCTATAGATCTATAACTCATGTTCATCTCAATGATGTACATATGACATCCAACAActaacaaatattgacttggtTTTATCTTTGGGGCTGTGTTAAGTTGTACCTATTTTGCCTATGTATGGCCCTGGTGATGTCAGCCTCTCGTTTTTGCAGTTCCCTCCTCAACTTGCTCTCCCGGGCACCCTGGGGATGGAGGGCCTCGATCAGCTCTGACACAACAGTCTTTGTATCATAGGTGAACCAGAGATTCTGCCCAACATGGGGAAACCTGCATGAAATTTGTTAATACagatgtattatatatatactgaaGTGAATTCAACATATCTATGAAGCTTTCTGAAAATAACACAAACCTCAAGTcacatgaaaatgtaaaaagaacatTGATTTAAGACCAGATACAACCGCACTAGGTATTTTACAATTACTCACCATTGTGATCTGATGTCCGCAAAGCATAACATACCTTGATGTGCCAGGTCTATTTTCCAGACCAGATAATTCAATGAAAACCAATGTCTTATAAATCATTAAGAGCGACTTACGTAGTGTCGACACACTTGGGTGTTCTCTTTCTCTGTCTGTTTGCTGGAGCACCCTCCTGCACATCATCTCCCTCCTCCTCCTCTTCTGAAGAGCTTGAATCTTCCTCCTCATCTTCTCCCTCCTTACGACAGCTATATGTAATCTCATCACCTACCCAGCCTGCAGATTGTGATAAATATCCTTGTTTGTTGTTCATAAAACAGAATATACAGTGATATCATCAGTCTGTTTTGttatatgctttaaaaaaataacattactttaaaactcCTTTTACATAACATTCTTATTCATAAAACCTGGAACAGCTGTTCAATAAATGAGTTCATTGACATTAATTCATTTTCTGGTCACTTATTTTACTATAACAAAGAATGGGAATAAAGCCCCTTTTATGAATACaggtttgtttataaaaatatcactctCTGCAAGTGAAGATCACTTTCTATGGTTTACCAAGTGACAGCCTTTCGACCAATGAAATTGGTGGAAATAAACTAGtcaaacaataatcaatatataGTTTGCAAAATCCACTGttcaaatcaaaaacatgtgCACGGACAATATCACAGCTCAacgattttatttataacatttctaCCTTTTTCAACAAAGACCCCAGGGGTAACATCACAGAAGATCCAGTAGCGTGAATGGTTTCTATCAATACCCACAGGCACTTGGCGCAGAGCAATTTTCGCTTGTATAACACCCTCctgaaacatatacaattttGAATTTACAGTTCGAAAACTTTATGGTTTATGTAACATAACAAAGCCTAGTATTCAGTATAAGTGACATCAACCCCCACCTTCCCAAACTATGTTATCATATTTACTGTTACAGTGTTGATTGGCCCAGGCTCTGAAGATCCTGCAactatatacacatacatgcagatTGCAGATATATACATGCGTCACTATACACTTACATGCAGACACATACATGTGacattataatttatacacatacaattgacagtatacaaatacatttgacattttacACAAACATGCTACaatttacacatacatgtacatcaaattCAATCATTCTATATTCAATATCACTTTTCGGTGTCACCTGTTCACATGTAGGTTTGGACAAATCACGGGACAATCAATTTCGCAATACATGTATCCAAATAACCATTATTGGTTGAAGTTgatcaaaaataaaacacagaaTTAAATGATAAAGCAATTGAAGAGCGAGTGGATCTAAACTTACAgacaacattttcttttgtttctgaCGTTTGAATACTTCTTCTTCTCTCTCCCTCCTGTAAATGATAACAAAGTAATGCTGCATGTACAGTCATGTATAATAGGTTTGTTTCCTTATGAAAATTTGCAAGTTAATCTGCAAATCCTGTCTACAATTTACATGTATCTCTCATGGCGCTATTATACTCAAAATCCCAAATATAAACAGAAGTAATATAATATACACGTAGTATTGGGAATCTGTTCCAATATTACTATCGATAATTGGTTCCACTCAatccttttttaaaatactagatagttcattttcttgctcataGGAAACccttacaaatatttatattttttgatgatccattttattcaaatacaatcgattgtcgccaatttcaggcccaaccaatcaattttttattataatcaatcatcggaacatcactaccGTAATACATGTAACATTGTAAAAAGTAACAGGTGAAAAACATTTCATCTAAACAAGAGCCATCTAGAGTAGTTTTACAGTTACAGCCaggtttaaagattttgcacaagaacaccaaggctatgaaaatTTCTCAACATCTTTTATTGGAAAAGTAGACAAGCTTAAAATAACCttcaatctttattttaagcatacTACATAGAATTTCGTATACATAGCCTACATACTTATTCGTACcaatctttaaaatattgtaactgGAGTTGTTAAAACATGCCTTTTTAACATGAAATGGAGAAAAGTATGTGCATTTTTCACCTTATATTGTCTAGTATTTCCTTTTGCCTACGTTCTTCAGCTGCCTGTGCAGCAGTAACTCTCCGCCGTTTGACTCTGGAGATGATATCGTCCTCATCTACATCCATGGAGGCTTCGCTGTTGTTGCCAGAGTTATGACCTTCCTCTTTCTTCCCATAGAACTGCGTTAATAATGTGTTGTTGGCGGGTGCTGGATACGccaatgtaaaacataaattaacatGTAATTTGGCAACTTATGCATATCAGTGcaacacatgttttaaataattaagtaagAGCAATGAACATCAGTGTCAATGTGATAGCTGGTTAGTAcaacacatatattaaataataaaataagagaGATGAACGTCAATGTCAACGTGATAACTGGCTGgctttattgaatttttttatttctgcaaAATTGAGACAAGCTTAACAATTCTTGCAACATGCTGCGATATTCAgcagtaaatttattttataccaGTGTTTTTCTGCTCTGTTTTCTCTTTTTCCTCGCTGTTTTCCTTATTTTCCACATTTTTCTTCCCCTCCTTTTTGGAATGTTCTCCTTTGGGTATTTTATGTGTTTCTCTCCTGCAACAAAAAGCATGATAATTTATTTAACCTTGTTCGAGTGTTTAAGCTCATGAACCAATGCAGAGCTAAGTAACTCccccaataataataattcaatgtCCCAGATTCAtgttttttggtttgtttttagATCAATATATACAGGCAagcatattttgttaaaaaatagaaaaaaggtcTGAACATTCCCCATGTACCAGAGTTAAGTTGCTTAAatatttgagaaatattttacgtcaagtccctttaaattgaacataattggTGAAAACCTACACGCCAGTATATTTACactatacaataaaatataaccCACGTACCAGAGTCTGGCAGATTCCAGTTGTCTTTCCTCCATGTAATCTTGCACAGCGTAGGTGCCCATGATGCGGAGACACAGACCTTTGAGAATGGCAATCTTCTGGATGGGCTCGAGATCATACAACTCCTGGTTCTCCAACAACTGTATTAGGTCATCCGCCTGGTGAAGAAAAATACACAAGACCTCAGAGAAAACAACGAAAACACAGTAGAGacataacaacacaacataACACAGGGAGACATAACTTTGTCATGATAAATCACCATTACTGCAATAAGCAAAGGAACAACATAACAGTTAACATACCACTTCTAGACCTGCATCCTCGGCCTCATCACTCGAATCACTACGGTCATCACGGACGTCTTGTCGCCGCAAACTTAATCGTACCAGTTCTGTGCATGTGGCAGGATTCACTGGGATATCGTACAGGGGCACCTTCAAATCCTCATACTCCTGAAAAAAACACCAGTGTAAAGAATGCACTATCATCATGAACAATTCAtggtcattatttttattaccgGCATACCCAAATAGTTGAGACAAATAGGCCTTTATGACAAAAAAGCATTTACCTACAGGCTTGGAATAAGTTGATATTCTCAAAAGTAATTGTATATTATGTCATTTTCATGAAAGGAACCAGATTAAAAGAATCATAACTCGAGGAATTACAGGTAAttaatgtgtacatgtattttttttataagcatAATCTTCAAATTTTGGATAAgtcttaaatgttattttttcaatttgttcTAACCTCTGCTATTTGGTCCTGCAGCAAAGTCTGCAGCAGCACAGTGAGTGTCCGGGATAGATAGGTAAATCCGTCCTTACCCGATGTCAGTGCCTTCATCAAAGCATCTAAAATAaggaggtttctgagttttattatttttttctgtatacaTCTTTTTATAGGACATTAATTTGTTCAATATAATGCTTATTCCAAAAGACAAGTGCAATTCTCATTGTCTGGACAAGTATTACCTGTGTATATTGGGTATTCGTCATCCGGCATAAGGAGGCCAGAGTAACAAGAGATGAACtctgttaccatggcaacatcTCCAAACGCCTCGTTCGGCAGTCCGTCTGGCGTTGAAACCAGTGTGGGGTCTGGCAGGGGCTTTAGCTCCAGGTCTGTGTCCTCAAATTTCTGAAAAGTACATTGTAGAAAATTCCACCATCACAGAGATTTTCTTTCCTGAGTTTCTGGTCAGTAGATggataaatgattttattacatacccatcataaatccactcacaatacaaaatacaaaagtcgatattccactccagtgcaatacatatgtattacaCTCTTCTGTTGTCACAtcataaacaaatgatatcatTGCGTGATGCTAAAATGAAGTCGAAAAATTAATAGCGAAAAACACATGTCTACtgtaatgtataaaataaaagggTTATAACACTGCTTTTTGATCAGGAATGTATGTTTCAACACTGAAAGATTTTAGCAGATTTATCAGCAAAAATCCACCCGAGATGAATACAAAGAAATCACAGATCGAAACGCAGTACCAATAACcctattatattgatatttgtttaacatgtgaCATCCAttgtatttcttgtttattgCATCTATTTTTGGCTATAGGGTCCTGTTGCTGTAAAACCAGACTGTGTTGTttctgataacaagcttgtgtTGTCCCTTTAATCTCATTTAATTTGAGTGATTTGAATAGGATGCACTGGTTATGCCAGCTGTTTGCTTCCCTGACATAGTGGTCATATATCAATGTAAATATCCAAATCCTCAATGCTaagtttataatgtattaaaaccGAATGGTTGCATATGAATAGACTTACCTTTCGTGATTCTTTCAACTTTTCCTTGATTTTCACAATTgcctgtttttttctttctagaGCCCTCTTTGCCAAGTATTCTTTCTTTTCATCTTCATTCATCTTAGACCTGCAAACATGACATTTCaaagtattataaataaacatttttattttaaattgaaaccCATTTTACTACTATCAAAAACACCAGTAACAAAACGGTCAAAGAATCCTTTTTTGAACAAATTCCAGAGTACTGTTTTTCATGTTTCCAGATTCTACAAAATGACAATCTTGCCAATACTGTTAGTAAGTCTTTAAATAGGGTTTTACAGTTATAAAGAGGAGTTTGCACCCTGTCCTTTGACCGCGGTGACAGTCagtcgggggcataaaaatatgaCCCATATTTACAACAAAGGGCCAATTAAAGGAGACCCAATTAGAATGTACATACAGCAAAAGTTTTTCTTGATAGCGTTCGTATTTCTTCATGACGGCTTCTTTGAGTTTTTCTGGCAGTTTTTCGCGCTGCGAGTTTGTAAGGATTCTTGCTGCCTGGGCTGCATATACACCTATTAAATTCCTGTCTGCCTTCTTCATAGCCAGCTGAAGCCTGGAACATGTAAAACTATGCTTAAGCTAGACCAAGTACAGTAATTTTCTATCAGCAGTGTTTTTTCCTTTATATTGAGGCATTCTGATTTGGGAAAATTGTATCTCTTTAACTCTAACTGGAAATTCTTATTTCAAACTGGCCGGAAAGAACACTGTGGACATTAAGTCACGTGAGCACTAAAAgcaaagtgttttatttttttaacaatagtCATTTACATTTAGACTCTATGATCAAATTCCTAAGTATTCATTAGAAAAAAAGCAGAATAGAAAGCTCAGATAAGTATAGTCTGTTGAAATAGGCAATGCGTTatgtgctgttgtttttttaattttatacttaCTTTTGGACGACAATGGGTGTTTTAGGTGGGCTCATTAACTTCTTCCTAGCATCTGATACCTTCTGATCCTTAAAAGGAGACTTGTGTTTTGTAGGAGTTCCACTCTGACTCTTACTCATTTTTTCAGGAGTCTTGAGTCCTTTCTTCTTGGCTGACATGTCCAGCAATGTCAATTGTTTAGGGTCCTGCCCTTTCCTCTTTCTGTTCTTATCTTTCCCCTTTTTCAACTCCTTTAATTTCTTCTTCTCTATTTTCTTCTTTATGTCCGCTAATGATAATTCTTTCTTAGgccttttctttttcattttcttttgaatgTCAGCCAAAGACACAGAATCACTATTCTTTGTCTTACTTTTCTTCACTTTGTTAGTATCCTCATCACTAGAACTTCTCTTTTTAGGAGTCAATTGAGTTTTCACCACAGCTAAGGGTGTGTCCGAGTCTGACCCATCTGATAGTTCAACTATACTGCCATTTGCTTGCACTTCATCTTCCTCATCAGATGACTCCTCATCTGATGAGTTTAATGTTATAACTTTCTTATTCTTGCTAGCACTAGATTTCTCCATCAACTGTTTAGCTCTTTCACTCTTCTTTTCTATTTTAGATATGGATTTCTTGGCTATTTCTTTTCGTTTTTCCTCCTTGGcatctaattttgttttaattcttgGCGAGTTTTTACTTGGCGAGGTGCGATGCTTGGATTCATCATCAATTCTTTTTACGATTTCGTCTTGTCGCCACTTAAAACATAAAGGTGTTCATAAATTACATGACAGTTATAAGCGTTTGACATTAGTGTGGTCCTGGGATCCCGAGGACGCCAAATTTCATGAAGGGACATCAGAACCTCCAAGACCCAAAAGGACACAatcattttttgtcagaaaataaataggaacccaaaatacatgtatgatcatGTAACTATCAAGAAGACAATAATTTGAAATccagaaaatgattttatttgctgatgattCAAAACAGGCAGTAAAATAGTGCACATTGTTATGCAAGTCAATTTTAAGTTTGACATTTTTGGTAGGCGAAAAAGCTTTGCAGTCTATTCATTTGTACTTAACTCTTTTTATTTGGGATGAAAACAGGTGTGCATTGTATGACCTTAAAAATGATGGCGCATTTTGGCTCAAACATGCAGGAATGGATTAAGGAGCCATTTGGCGCAATCATTGCAAGAAAACATAAGGGAGCATTATCCCACAATTATGCGGTAAAGGGATAAGCAGTTTTCTACTGAGCAATGACaattgacaattttttaaaaaacacttgATTATAATTCTGGTGTACCTCAGAGCCCCTGGGAATTATAGTTATTGTCAGCACCAGGTAATTGTctgcttaaaacataaaacaattgcttgtgaaatGGCAACAAACCAGCATCCTAACATAATTCCTGGCTTGTGAAAAGCCAACAAGCCAAACTGGGTTAAAATTCAAATGTGGAACAAGCCAGATGTTTTACCAGTATCAAGCTTACAAAGCTGTATTTAAAGGGTCACTCACTTTTATAGATTGGAGCAGGAACGAAGCAAATTTGCTGGTAAGGTCAAACTTCTTTACTTGAACATCATCTACAATCCATGGACTGCTCGATGTCTGCCCAGCTCTCACTGCGTATGTACGGATGAACAGACGCAACAGTTCTTTTGAAGGTGGTTTGTCCCCTCGacttgaaaaaaagaaacacatagTCAAAatcatacaaatgaaatataaggtCATATGCCTCTGAAATATCTTGCCATATTTCATGAATGactatttaatattaataaatatctgATGGAAAAAGAACGCCAAATGATAGTCAagagatatttttgaaaataaaatattatctgatGTAACAATACACATGAATGTGTCTTACAGTTTAAAGAAAAGATAATGTACACAAAGTCACAAATTTGATCCTGAAATTACCTTAAATCTTCAGCAGGAACTGAATGAATGACGCTGTCTTCATTTTCAAAACGGATGCTGTATTTATATGGCAGCAactata
Proteins encoded in this region:
- the LOC128231726 gene encoding tyrosine-protein kinase BAZ1B-like isoform X2; amino-acid sequence: MPLLSKRIFGCSKSVEDIKPEEKVYTIEHTKENFRSQQEYEKRLQLYNRRIWTCQSTGHVNLTHEEAWNSEKAVLKTLKEQFAPCYDKPVLALVHHCTKSLEVLVDEAWLMLQQVLVVDEKVLLKVKSGGKTMKAVVVRVDTNGYKGNPTSNCSSPSSDKENNDSNTSPKKWVPPKLLPYKYSIRFENEDSVIHSVPAEDLSRGDKPPSKELLRLFIRTYAVRAGQTSSSPWIVDDVQVKKFDLTSKFASFLLQSIKWRQDEIVKRIDDESKHRTSPSKNSPRIKTKLDAKEEKRKEIAKKSISKIEKKSERAKQLMEKSSASKNKKVITLNSSDEESSDEEDEVQANGSIVELSDGSDSDTPLAVVKTQLTPKKRSSSDEDTNKVKKSKTKNSDSVSLADIQKKMKKKRPKKELSLADIKKKIEKKKLKELKKGKDKNRKRKGQDPKQLTLLDMSAKKKGLKTPEKMSKSQSGTPTKHKSPFKDQKVSDARKKLMSPPKTPIVVQKLQLAMKKADRNLIGVYAAQAARILTNSQREKLPEKLKEAVMKKYERYQEKLLLSKMNEDEKKEYLAKRALERKKQAIVKIKEKLKESRKKFEDTDLELKPLPDPTLVSTPDGLPNEAFGDVAMVTEFISCYSGLLMPDDEYPIYTDALMKALTSGKDGFTYLSRTLTVLLQTLLQDQIAEEYEDLKVPLYDIPVNPATCTELVRLSLRRQDVRDDRSDSSDEAEDAGLEVADDLIQLLENQELYDLEPIQKIAILKGLCLRIMGTYAVQDYMEERQLESARLWRETHKIPKGEHSKKEGKKNVENKENSEEKEKTEQKNTAPANNTLLTQFYGKKEEGHNSGNNSEASMDVDEDDIISRVKRRRVTAAQAAEERRQKEILDNIRREREEEVFKRQKQKKMLSEGVIQAKIALRQVPVGIDRNHSRYWIFCDVTPGVFVEKGWVGDEITYSCRKEGEDEEEDSSSSEEEEEGDDVQEGAPANRQRKRTPKCVDTTFPHVGQNLWFTYDTKTVVSELIEALHPQGARESKLRRELQKREADITRAIHRQNRMNLTLRDCDGDKEMDELFQKELLDTELKLRNGGLGGVEDFETWRVCLETASDIQTMGKCLLEVQDHVLEKFRDGIMVVKKKRPEIEADVEEEAKVAPGLVRWREAVASAGTMSRLHVLLGILDSCIKWEKSAEHAKCKICRKKGEEDKLLLCDDCNQAFHMFCLRPALHGVPKGEWKCAGCAPSSRRRIDDDDHDERDKKEKRTEAKCIQHEDKCVECGGDESLILCAECPSAYHLECHDPPLHRPPRGRWVCHYCKNGITKKTRSSAGRGGGQRVQRKRYKEVSESEQESDNNSDTEEEYWEEAPPPPKKRARNSHESGGRAAVGQKKTSPRAEESRSRKRVSAPSPEIEYESRGKSSRRAPSELSLMEDIINKMMDYKQAWPFWEMVSKRDVPDYYNIIKQPISFQKIKDRLNCLVYGSPQEVLDAVALLFRNAVEYNRVGSEVYDCIEASEKYFVDLLKRDLPFYAYSRDSKSNGFNDHMSTDDGRRSRRSK